One genomic segment of Alkalimarinus alittae includes these proteins:
- a CDS encoding XdhC family protein, which yields MSFSAHSTEHRVIESLYQWLSAGQSAWLCTIVSTWGSSPRPAGSVLAFHPEHGIVGSLSGGCIEEALIRKLSVASEDTDINPTPYLYEYAISEEDQARYSLPCGGQITLLVERLVATPDTLQHVKIILDTLNNRQRIRRVVPLTNAPVRLSTEVSDVAGQTVTVSPNSVSVLFGPVFKMLLLGAGEVSHYVAQMANSVGFAVTLCDPRESFLQGWQQEGVEVIQCLPDDLVRARFHDPYCAILALAHDPRVDDMALMEALKTEAFYIGAMGSLKTTEARCKRLVQLDCTPAEISQLHAPIGLDIGSKKPAEIAISIMAEVVSERHRFLTG from the coding sequence ATGTCGTTTAGTGCCCACAGTACCGAGCATCGAGTCATTGAATCGTTATATCAATGGCTCAGTGCCGGTCAGTCTGCATGGCTATGCACGATTGTAAGCACTTGGGGCTCGTCGCCAAGGCCAGCGGGTTCGGTGTTGGCCTTTCACCCAGAGCATGGCATTGTGGGGTCGTTATCGGGTGGTTGCATAGAAGAAGCGCTAATACGTAAACTTTCAGTGGCCTCTGAAGACACTGATATCAACCCTACGCCTTACCTTTATGAGTATGCGATTTCTGAAGAAGATCAAGCGCGTTATTCGCTACCTTGTGGTGGTCAAATAACACTGTTAGTTGAGCGCTTAGTCGCAACACCTGACACCCTTCAACATGTTAAGATTATTCTTGATACACTTAATAATCGACAGCGAATCCGTCGAGTCGTGCCATTAACGAATGCCCCCGTTCGCTTATCAACTGAGGTGAGCGATGTGGCAGGTCAAACGGTTACTGTTTCACCTAACTCAGTCAGCGTGCTGTTCGGGCCTGTGTTTAAAATGCTGCTATTGGGTGCTGGGGAAGTCTCCCACTATGTAGCTCAAATGGCTAATTCTGTTGGCTTTGCCGTCACACTCTGCGACCCACGAGAATCGTTTTTGCAAGGGTGGCAGCAAGAAGGGGTCGAGGTCATTCAATGCTTACCCGATGACTTAGTAAGGGCTCGTTTTCATGATCCATATTGTGCCATTTTAGCGTTGGCTCACGACCCCAGAGTAGATGATATGGCGTTGATGGAGGCACTCAAAACAGAGGCGTTTTATATCGGCGCGATGGGGTCTTTAAAAACTACCGAAGCGCGCTGTAAACGTTTGGTTCAATTAGATTGTACTCCAGCTGAAATTAGTCAATTACATGCGCCTATTGGGCTCGATATTGGTAGTAAAAAACCGGCAGAAATTGCTATCTCAATTATGGCCGAAGTCGTCTCTGAGCGGCATAGGTTTTTGACTGGTTAG
- a CDS encoding xanthine dehydrogenase family protein molybdopterin-binding subunit, whose protein sequence is MSNQTNNVNISRRQFLKASVTATGGLSLSAFLPGCAAVSNKGLSDDNSWVANAWLEITPDSKLIFTLDRVEMGQGTTTGLTTLLAEELDIEPDTITVIYASVANEYRNPEYGLQMTGGSNSLSTSWGQIREAGATAREMLVAAAAEVYGVSVEACQAHDGYVTLLGTNKRLSYGELAALAASQSIPSNPRLKPASDFRFIGKQNKRLDIAGKVNGTTAYGIDTEVEGMAYAVISRCPVVGGKVKQFDATKALESKGVISVFEVYNGVAVVAEQYWQARKAQSKLDIEWDEGSLAKLSSDDMFQTFKQRALDDEGKCVRDEGDFGDAVESASRVFEAEYQTPLLAHATLEPMNCVVEVTDNRATVWAPTQAPDLARIAVARVTELSPSDVDVNVTAIGGGFGRRLTQDFIEEAAAVAVQAKRPIKLMWSREEDTQHDWYRPATYHKLKATFDGAGAVTGWDHQIVAPKLLDWYIRDAAPAQYPWAPKFMYGMLGSIGLAMQGIAVPNDTTAIEGAIDVPYEIANLQVRHTHADIGVPVSFWRSVGHSQNAFYVESFIDELAHETATDPFLFRQSLLKNQPRQRQVLELAAKQSGWGKPLPKGRFRGISVHKSFKSYAAQVVELSVEHGRINIHRVVCAIDCGIVVNPDIVKAQMEGGIIFALTAALYGEITLKDGRVEQSNFDDYQLLRMNETPDIDVHIVDSNESPTGVGEPGVPPLAPAVANAVFAATGQRLRSLPLRLA, encoded by the coding sequence ATGAGTAATCAAACCAACAACGTTAATATCTCTCGTCGTCAGTTTTTAAAAGCCTCCGTTACGGCGACTGGTGGCTTATCACTCAGTGCTTTTTTGCCTGGTTGTGCCGCGGTTAGTAATAAAGGACTATCTGATGACAATAGCTGGGTAGCGAATGCATGGCTTGAGATTACACCTGACTCCAAGCTTATATTTACCCTTGATCGAGTCGAGATGGGGCAGGGCACAACGACTGGGCTAACCACACTGTTAGCTGAAGAATTAGATATAGAGCCTGACACCATTACCGTTATATATGCGTCTGTCGCTAATGAATACCGAAACCCTGAATACGGTTTGCAGATGACAGGCGGTAGTAACAGCTTATCCACTAGCTGGGGGCAAATTAGAGAGGCCGGCGCTACTGCTAGAGAGATGCTAGTGGCTGCCGCAGCCGAAGTGTATGGCGTATCTGTTGAGGCGTGCCAGGCCCATGATGGTTATGTCACATTGCTGGGTACTAACAAGCGATTAAGTTATGGTGAGTTAGCCGCGTTGGCGGCATCACAATCCATACCTTCAAACCCACGTTTAAAGCCCGCATCTGACTTCCGTTTTATTGGTAAACAGAATAAACGCCTAGACATTGCAGGCAAAGTTAATGGGACTACGGCCTATGGCATAGACACTGAAGTTGAGGGAATGGCCTATGCGGTTATTAGCCGGTGCCCTGTCGTCGGTGGCAAGGTAAAACAGTTTGATGCAACAAAGGCGCTAGAATCCAAGGGTGTCATTTCAGTTTTTGAAGTCTATAACGGCGTCGCGGTTGTAGCTGAACAATACTGGCAAGCCCGTAAAGCTCAAAGCAAGCTTGATATTGAATGGGATGAAGGTTCGCTCGCTAAACTGTCGTCGGATGATATGTTTCAGACGTTTAAGCAAAGGGCATTAGACGATGAAGGGAAGTGCGTTCGCGATGAAGGTGACTTTGGTGATGCGGTAGAAAGCGCCTCTCGTGTTTTTGAAGCAGAATATCAAACGCCTTTGTTAGCTCATGCGACGTTAGAACCGATGAACTGTGTGGTTGAGGTTACTGACAATCGTGCAACCGTTTGGGCTCCGACCCAAGCACCTGATCTTGCGCGAATTGCTGTTGCACGAGTGACAGAACTTTCTCCGTCTGATGTCGATGTGAATGTTACCGCTATTGGGGGTGGTTTTGGTCGTCGATTGACGCAAGATTTCATTGAAGAAGCGGCTGCTGTTGCGGTGCAAGCTAAGCGACCTATAAAGCTTATGTGGTCACGAGAAGAAGATACACAGCATGATTGGTATCGCCCAGCCACCTATCACAAACTAAAAGCAACATTTGACGGAGCTGGCGCAGTAACGGGGTGGGATCATCAAATAGTGGCCCCTAAGCTACTGGACTGGTATATCCGAGATGCAGCGCCTGCACAGTACCCTTGGGCACCTAAGTTTATGTATGGCATGCTCGGGTCGATCGGGTTAGCCATGCAGGGTATAGCAGTACCGAATGATACAACCGCTATTGAAGGGGCCATTGATGTGCCTTACGAAATAGCTAACCTGCAAGTGCGTCATACTCATGCCGATATTGGCGTACCTGTGTCGTTCTGGCGCTCTGTAGGGCATTCTCAAAACGCATTTTATGTTGAAAGCTTTATTGATGAACTGGCTCATGAAACAGCCACTGACCCATTCTTGTTCAGACAATCTTTGCTAAAAAACCAACCGCGCCAACGACAGGTGCTTGAGTTGGCTGCCAAGCAATCAGGCTGGGGTAAACCACTCCCTAAAGGGCGCTTTAGAGGGATTTCGGTCCACAAAAGCTTCAAGAGTTATGCCGCTCAAGTGGTGGAGCTTTCGGTTGAACATGGACGCATCAATATACACCGTGTCGTTTGTGCGATTGATTGCGGCATTGTGGTTAACCCCGATATAGTAAAAGCCCAAATGGAAGGCGGGATTATTTTTGCATTGACTGCAGCGCTGTATGGTGAAATAACGTTGAAAGATGGTCGTGTAGAGCAGTCTAACTTCGATGACTATCAGTTGCTGAGGATGAATGAAACACCTGATATTGACGTGCACATTGTTGATAGCAATGAAAGCCCAACCGGTGTTGGTGAGCCAGGTGTGCCGCCATTAGCCCCTGCAGTTGCTAATGCTGTTTTTGCTGCAACAGGTCAGCGGTTGCGGTCATTACCGTTGCGTTTGGCCTAG
- a CDS encoding response regulator has protein sequence MDGKMILLVEDNPDDELLTIEAMNANAIGSEIIVVRDGEEALEYLLGTGRYSGKESSLLPSLVLLDLNLPKINGLEVLRRLRAHERTKLMPVVILTSSIEDEDRLKGYSFGANSYVRKPVDFEEFVNTAGQLGSYWLGLNEAPPAR, from the coding sequence ATGGACGGAAAAATGATTCTTCTCGTTGAAGACAATCCAGATGACGAGCTGTTAACAATTGAAGCCATGAATGCGAACGCTATTGGTAGCGAGATCATCGTGGTGCGCGATGGTGAAGAGGCTTTAGAATACCTTTTGGGTACTGGACGGTACTCAGGCAAGGAGTCTTCACTTCTACCGTCATTAGTATTGCTAGACTTAAATTTACCCAAAATAAATGGATTAGAAGTGTTACGCCGTTTGCGCGCTCATGAGCGAACCAAGTTAATGCCAGTGGTCATATTAACATCATCTATTGAAGATGAAGATCGGCTGAAAGGTTATAGCTTTGGTGCTAACAGTTATGTGCGTAAACCAGTTGATTTTGAAGAGTTTGTTAATACGGCTGGCCAACTTGGGTCGTATTGGTTAGGGTTGAACGAGGCACCTCCTGCAAGATGA
- a CDS encoding endonuclease/exonuclease/phosphatase family protein, producing the protein MNTYNTHFNVCTFNLFNYVLPPNAYYETENIYTLPKWEKKQRWIAQQLSSLSPDIIGFQEVFSPDALKTLVAQHNLPYFVTVSEPQVRTHHVYEKPVVALASRFPILTAEAVEVSSSLIDALKLQSDFNFSRPPIRAEVQIEGFGSVLVYVAHLKSKRSQIEPQLTGEEGAFDSMSESVTAQVHGSWASTIQRGTEATLIYQDIIEQMRVKERPVMVLGDLNDSMESPVLQSLVGGQNIDRLDGKNVSGMAIAHQRAIQRFSLYDAFDLQEKIKPNDRKPTHYFANRGNVLDYILLSKDFKSDYDHSLASVNTYQVNNAHLINPHPDNDAECSDHAPVQVDIEIRV; encoded by the coding sequence TTGAACACTTATAACACACACTTTAACGTCTGCACATTTAACCTCTTTAATTACGTTCTCCCTCCTAACGCTTATTACGAAACTGAAAATATTTATACGCTGCCCAAATGGGAGAAAAAGCAGCGTTGGATTGCTCAGCAGTTATCGAGTTTATCGCCCGATATTATTGGCTTTCAAGAGGTGTTTAGTCCTGATGCGCTTAAAACACTCGTAGCACAGCATAACCTGCCTTATTTTGTCACGGTATCTGAGCCTCAAGTCAGAACACATCACGTTTATGAAAAGCCTGTAGTAGCATTGGCTTCACGCTTTCCAATTTTGACTGCAGAGGCGGTAGAGGTTTCGTCTTCCTTGATTGATGCACTGAAGTTACAGTCTGATTTTAATTTCAGTCGTCCTCCTATTCGAGCAGAGGTTCAAATAGAAGGGTTTGGAAGCGTGTTGGTATATGTAGCACACTTAAAATCCAAACGATCGCAAATAGAACCACAGTTAACGGGCGAAGAGGGCGCGTTCGATAGTATGAGTGAGAGCGTGACAGCTCAGGTACACGGAAGTTGGGCCTCAACAATTCAACGTGGTACAGAGGCGACATTAATTTACCAAGATATCATTGAGCAAATGAGAGTGAAAGAGCGGCCGGTGATGGTGTTGGGCGATTTAAATGACTCTATGGAATCGCCTGTCTTGCAGTCGTTGGTGGGAGGTCAGAATATCGACAGGCTAGATGGTAAAAATGTATCGGGTATGGCGATAGCTCATCAACGAGCGATACAGCGCTTTTCTTTGTATGATGCGTTTGATCTACAAGAAAAAATAAAACCTAACGACCGAAAGCCCACGCATTACTTTGCCAATCGAGGCAATGTACTGGATTACATTTTGCTCTCGAAAGATTTTAAGTCAGATTATGATCACAGTCTTGCCAGCGTTAATACTTACCAAGTAAATAACGCACATTTAATTAACCCTCACCCAGACAATGATGCCGAGTGCTCGGATCATGCGCCTGTGCAGGTGGATATTGAAATAAGGGTTTAG
- a CDS encoding nucleotidyltransferase family protein: MKHQSGLYILLAAGFSRRFGSPKLLHPLPSGNSVIRTTIDTLKASDYEFVVVIRDDDMVLYNHLTSLNVDVITVKNAEQGLSSVIAEAAETLSTKTVDWIGICLADMPYIQPQTLTKLTSYATPNAIIRPYYLGKPGHPVLFGRDFFDELTKLTGDDGAKSIIKRFPDALRAIDIDDSMVLYDIDKPRNIR, encoded by the coding sequence ATGAAACATCAATCAGGGTTATACATTCTCTTAGCCGCAGGCTTTTCACGCCGTTTTGGTAGCCCTAAACTGCTACACCCACTTCCATCAGGTAACAGTGTTATTAGAACCACTATTGATACGTTAAAGGCGTCAGACTATGAGTTTGTAGTGGTTATACGAGACGATGATATGGTTCTTTATAATCACCTTACTTCCCTCAATGTTGACGTCATTACAGTCAAAAACGCCGAACAAGGACTTTCAAGTGTTATAGCAGAAGCCGCAGAAACGTTAAGCACAAAAACCGTGGATTGGATTGGCATTTGTTTGGCTGACATGCCTTATATACAGCCGCAGACACTAACCAAGTTAACATCTTACGCTACACCCAATGCCATTATTCGCCCCTATTACCTAGGGAAACCCGGTCACCCAGTTCTATTTGGTCGGGACTTTTTTGATGAACTAACAAAACTAACGGGTGATGATGGAGCAAAATCGATTATTAAACGGTTCCCCGATGCGTTACGTGCAATTGATATAGATGACTCGATGGTTTTGTATGATATCGATAAGCCTAGAAATATTCGTTAA
- a CDS encoding type II toxin-antitoxin system Phd/YefM family antitoxin, with protein sequence MHTETVTFLKESASKLSVDEPLMVTQNGKAKYIIQSFEDCQYQQESIALLKRVNLAD encoded by the coding sequence ATGCATACTGAAACCGTTACCTTCTTAAAAGAAAGTGCCAGTAAGCTAAGCGTAGATGAACCGCTTATGGTTACTCAAAACGGGAAAGCAAAATATATAATCCAAAGTTTTGAAGATTGTCAGTATCAACAAGAGTCAATTGCCTTGCTAAAGCGAGTGAACTTAGCGGATTAG
- a CDS encoding sensor histidine kinase: MFSPINVMQGLRYLKFFFSVFVLAVAVLSAVMWKFYNTQLSHQQTISQVAEEHVIQLASQLIINEIEVLRKDALYLAEKSLLKAWLDTQSPQDLKYLTDDMLAFARHHKAYDQIRFLDNQGKEVVRVHEIAGQYQSVLSTQLQDKSGRYYVTEVLALGEGEVYMSPFDLNVENRVIETPLKPMIRVGTPVFDRKGQKRGLMVVNYKGGELLKRISALHSFSESGVWLLNDSGYWLLGPAENKEWGFMYPDRQGERFGSDFNGIWNTIIKGPEQDKLLLDEGWFIYQKIVPKTFLFSGNVGSWTILSYVSPQQLNAHSAKSLNNTVIAFVALVLLLAVVSGIIAFFGVQRWQAELRIRENEARFRGLFDHAPDPIVIVDHQGVITLINNQAEKSFGYTRDELRGKKVEVLVPEKYRHQHVIDRSGYSKKTVLRAMGEGLELFAVRKDGSEFPVEISLSPVNTEQGMLVLSNIRDITTRKQTEQAIEELNRHLKKQNRELDVINKELEAFSYSVSHDLRAPLRALDGFSSTLLSDYADQLDERGQDRLNRIRAAAQRMGVLIDSLLSLSRVSRLELKHESVDLTRLAETVIEELSLGDPNRQVKLIVQPNLRVDGDPQLLRVILDNLLGNAWKFTSKRRDAVIDVSSSSEATEIVYCVKDNGVGFEMEFVDKLFGAFQRLHTASEFPGTGIGLATVQRAVHKHGGRIWADSEVGKGTAFYFTLQTEVDEWTEK; encoded by the coding sequence GTGTTTTCTCCAATAAATGTCATGCAGGGATTGCGCTATTTAAAGTTTTTTTTCAGCGTTTTTGTACTGGCGGTTGCAGTGCTGTCAGCGGTTATGTGGAAGTTCTATAACACCCAGTTAAGTCATCAACAAACCATCTCTCAGGTTGCTGAAGAGCATGTTATTCAGCTTGCCAGCCAATTGATCATTAATGAAATTGAAGTATTGAGAAAAGATGCCCTCTATTTAGCCGAAAAATCACTCTTAAAGGCATGGCTTGATACCCAGTCACCTCAGGATTTGAAGTATCTCACCGACGACATGTTGGCCTTTGCGCGCCATCACAAGGCCTATGATCAGATTCGTTTTTTGGATAACCAGGGTAAAGAGGTTGTTCGGGTTCATGAAATTGCGGGGCAATATCAATCGGTTTTATCGACTCAGTTGCAAGATAAATCTGGCCGCTATTATGTGACGGAGGTTCTTGCTTTGGGTGAGGGTGAGGTTTATATGTCACCGTTTGACTTGAATGTCGAGAACCGCGTTATTGAAACTCCCCTTAAACCTATGATCAGAGTAGGTACTCCAGTGTTTGACCGTAAAGGCCAAAAAAGAGGGTTGATGGTCGTGAATTATAAGGGAGGGGAATTACTTAAGCGTATCAGTGCGCTCCATAGCTTTAGTGAAAGCGGCGTTTGGCTATTAAACGATAGTGGGTATTGGTTGTTAGGGCCGGCAGAAAATAAAGAATGGGGCTTTATGTATCCAGATCGCCAGGGCGAACGTTTTGGGAGTGATTTTAACGGTATATGGAACACTATTATAAAAGGCCCAGAGCAAGATAAATTGTTGCTTGACGAGGGTTGGTTTATTTATCAGAAAATAGTGCCAAAAACGTTCTTATTTAGTGGCAATGTCGGCAGCTGGACTATACTTTCTTATGTGTCTCCTCAGCAACTTAATGCTCATTCAGCCAAGTCTTTAAATAACACTGTTATTGCATTTGTTGCCTTGGTTTTGTTGTTGGCTGTTGTGAGTGGAATTATTGCCTTTTTTGGTGTTCAACGCTGGCAGGCCGAGCTGCGCATTAGAGAGAATGAAGCTCGCTTTAGGGGGCTTTTTGATCATGCGCCTGACCCGATTGTGATTGTGGACCATCAAGGGGTGATCACGCTGATAAACAACCAAGCTGAAAAGTCATTTGGTTACACGCGTGACGAACTGCGAGGAAAAAAGGTAGAGGTCTTGGTGCCAGAGAAATATCGTCACCAACATGTCATTGATCGCTCAGGGTATTCAAAAAAAACAGTGCTACGTGCTATGGGAGAGGGCTTAGAGTTATTTGCGGTGCGCAAAGATGGTAGTGAGTTCCCGGTGGAAATTAGTTTAAGCCCTGTTAACACTGAACAGGGTATGTTGGTGTTGAGTAACATTCGGGATATCACCACGCGCAAACAAACCGAGCAAGCAATTGAAGAGCTGAATAGGCACCTCAAAAAGCAGAACCGAGAGCTCGATGTGATCAATAAAGAACTCGAGGCCTTTAGTTACTCTGTCTCCCATGACCTTAGAGCCCCACTACGTGCTTTGGATGGCTTTAGTAGCACCTTGTTGAGCGATTATGCCGACCAGCTGGACGAACGAGGTCAAGACCGTCTAAACAGAATACGTGCGGCAGCACAAAGGATGGGGGTATTGATAGATAGCCTTCTAAGTTTGTCACGAGTGAGCCGTTTAGAACTTAAGCATGAGTCAGTAGATTTGACTCGTCTTGCTGAGACCGTGATAGAAGAGCTCAGCTTAGGTGACCCTAACCGACAAGTGAAATTGATAGTACAGCCAAATTTAAGGGTAGATGGAGACCCTCAGTTATTGAGAGTTATTCTCGACAATCTGCTGGGTAATGCTTGGAAGTTCACGAGCAAACGACGTGATGCAGTGATAGACGTAAGTAGCTCTTCCGAGGCGACCGAGATTGTTTATTGTGTGAAAGATAATGGGGTAGGTTTTGAAATGGAATTTGTAGACAAACTGTTTGGCGCTTTTCAGCGGCTACATACAGCTTCTGAGTTTCCAGGGACGGGCATTGGTCTGGCAACAGTGCAGCGCGCGGTTCATAAACATGGTGGGCGTATTTGGGCTGACAGTGAAGTAGGGAAAGGGACGGCATTCTATTTTACGTTGCAAACAGAGGTGGATGAATGGACGGAAAAATGA
- a CDS encoding (2Fe-2S)-binding protein: MMKIAINGKEQVIDFEPDTPLLWVIRDELKLKGTKFGCGKGLCGACTVHLNGNPIRACITPVSAVENQNITTIEGIGSEETPHPLQASWVEFNVPQCGYCQSGQLMSASALLANNASPTDADIDAAMSGNACRCGTYPRIKAAIHHAADNLKNS; the protein is encoded by the coding sequence ATAATGAAGATTGCGATCAACGGCAAAGAGCAGGTGATTGATTTTGAACCGGATACGCCTCTTTTATGGGTCATAAGAGATGAGCTAAAGCTTAAAGGTACTAAGTTTGGCTGCGGCAAAGGCTTATGTGGTGCCTGTACCGTACACTTAAATGGAAACCCTATTCGCGCGTGTATTACCCCTGTTAGTGCTGTTGAAAATCAAAATATAACCACAATAGAGGGGATTGGTTCTGAAGAAACCCCTCATCCATTACAAGCCAGCTGGGTTGAGTTTAATGTGCCTCAGTGTGGTTACTGCCAATCGGGTCAACTGATGTCAGCTAGCGCGCTGCTAGCGAATAATGCGAGCCCAACCGATGCAGATATCGATGCAGCTATGTCCGGAAACGCTTGTCGCTGTGGCACTTACCCAAGAATAAAAGCGGCGATACATCATGCTGCTGATAATCTTAAAAATAGCTAA